From one Aquicella lusitana genomic stretch:
- the rpsQ gene encoding 30S ribosomal protein S17, translating to MTEQKDTEQGKSQRTIIGKVISDKMSKTIVVQIERKVKHPLYGKFVRRFSKMYAHDEDNTCRIGDLVMIKQSRPLSKTKRWMLVEILKREEQ from the coding sequence ATGACTGAACAGAAAGATACAGAACAAGGCAAGTCTCAACGGACAATCATCGGAAAAGTCATCAGTGACAAGATGAGCAAAACGATCGTTGTTCAAATAGAGCGAAAGGTAAAGCATCCTTTATACGGGAAGTTTGTGCGACGTTTTTCCAAAATGTATGCTCATGACGAAGACAATACATGCCGTATCGGTGACCTTGTGATGATAAAACAAAGTCGTCCGCTATCCAAAACCAAGCGATGGATGCTGGTAGAAATACTAAAGCGGGAAGAACAATAA
- the rpmC gene encoding 50S ribosomal protein L29 — MKASELRNKSTEELNKELLALLKEQFNLRIQKGAGQPPKPHLFKKVRLDIARIKTILKEKGSSV; from the coding sequence ATGAAAGCCAGTGAATTACGAAATAAAAGCACAGAAGAGTTGAATAAAGAATTGCTAGCTTTATTAAAAGAGCAGTTTAATCTGAGAATTCAAAAGGGCGCAGGTCAACCTCCAAAGCCGCACCTGTTTAAAAAGGTAAGGCTGGATATTGCCCGTATTAAAACTATATTAAAAGAGAAAGGTTCAAGCGTATGA
- the rplP gene encoding 50S ribosomal protein L16, which yields MLQPKRTKYRKQFKGRNRGIATRGTKVSYGEFALKTLEHGRITARQIEAARRAMSRHIKRGGKVWIRIFPDKPISKKPLEVRQGSGKGNVEYWVALVQPGRVMFEIEGVTEDLAKEALGLAAAKLPVKTAFVARTIL from the coding sequence ATGTTGCAGCCAAAACGTACAAAATATAGAAAGCAATTCAAGGGCCGCAATCGAGGTATAGCGACCCGTGGAACGAAAGTAAGCTACGGTGAGTTTGCCCTGAAAACATTAGAGCACGGTCGCATTACAGCACGCCAGATTGAAGCTGCGCGTCGTGCCATGTCCCGCCACATCAAGCGAGGCGGTAAAGTGTGGATCCGAATTTTCCCGGATAAGCCTATTTCCAAGAAACCGTTGGAAGTTAGACAAGGTTCAGGTAAAGGTAACGTTGAGTACTGGGTTGCGCTTGTACAGCCTGGCCGCGTTATGTTTGAAATTGAAGGAGTTACCGAAGATTTAGCAAAAGAAGCGCTGGGTCTTGCGGCAGCTAAATTACCAGTAAAAACAGCATTTGTAGCGCGGACGATATTGTAA
- the rpsC gene encoding 30S ribosomal protein S3, translating to MGQKVNPVGIRLGIVKDWASRWYASAKEFSDTLCADLKVRDFLHKRLAQAGISRIQIDRPARNARVTVHTARPGVIIGKSGKEVESLRDEVSKIVNVPVHVSIEEVRKPELDAKLVAESVAQQLERRIMFRRAMKRAVTTALRSGALGIKISVSGRLGGSEIARTEWYREGRVPLQTFRADIDYALAEAYTTYGVIGVKVWIFKGEVLGDKAAPQSETTEKTAKQEK from the coding sequence ATGGGGCAAAAAGTTAATCCAGTTGGCATACGCTTAGGTATTGTAAAAGACTGGGCATCCAGATGGTATGCATCTGCAAAAGAATTTTCAGATACACTGTGCGCCGATTTAAAAGTAAGAGATTTTCTACATAAAAGGCTCGCACAAGCTGGAATTAGCCGCATTCAGATTGACCGTCCCGCGCGTAATGCCAGAGTTACAGTTCATACCGCCCGTCCGGGGGTCATTATTGGCAAGAGCGGTAAAGAAGTAGAATCGCTGCGTGATGAAGTGAGTAAAATTGTAAATGTGCCGGTGCATGTCAGCATCGAGGAAGTGCGTAAGCCTGAATTGGACGCGAAGCTGGTTGCTGAATCCGTTGCGCAACAGCTGGAGCGACGAATCATGTTCAGACGCGCTATGAAGCGCGCTGTCACCACCGCGCTGCGCTCAGGTGCGCTTGGCATCAAAATTAGCGTCAGCGGCAGATTAGGCGGGTCCGAAATCGCGCGTACAGAATGGTATAGAGAAGGACGTGTTCCTTTGCAAACCTTCCGTGCGGATATCGACTATGCTTTAGCAGAAGCCTATACAACATATGGTGTTATCGGAGTCAAAGTGTGGATATTCAAGGGTGAAGTTTTAGGCGATAAGGCTGCTCCCCAAAGTGAAACCACCGAAAAAACTGCCAAGCAGGAGAAGTAA
- the rplV gene encoding 50S ribosomal protein L22, whose amino-acid sequence MEVAAKLKFARLSAQKCRLVCDQIRGLPIDRALDILKFSRKRAAAVLKKVLDSAIANAEHNHGADIDELKVAEVFADQGPAYKRMMARAKGRGSRILKPTCHITVVLSDEMRSKR is encoded by the coding sequence ATGGAAGTTGCAGCGAAACTAAAATTTGCAAGATTGTCAGCACAAAAGTGCCGTCTTGTGTGCGATCAAATTCGTGGTTTGCCTATTGATCGTGCCTTGGACATTTTGAAATTTAGCCGCAAACGTGCCGCGGCGGTATTAAAGAAAGTCCTGGATTCAGCAATTGCGAATGCTGAGCATAATCATGGCGCGGATATTGACGAGCTAAAAGTCGCCGAGGTCTTCGCTGATCAAGGTCCAGCTTATAAGCGTATGATGGCAAGAGCAAAGGGACGTGGATCCCGGATTTTGAAGCCAACTTGCCATATTACAGTTGTTTTATCGGATGAGATGAGGAGTAAGCGGTAA
- the rpsS gene encoding 30S ribosomal protein S19, which produces MPRSIKKGPFVDNHLIKKVEKAVAGNDKRPIKTWSRRSMIVPEMVGLTIAVHNGRLHVPVYVTENMVGYKLGEFAATRTFRGHSGDRKAKGAEESKASE; this is translated from the coding sequence GTGCCACGTTCAATTAAAAAAGGACCATTTGTAGATAATCACCTGATAAAAAAGGTTGAAAAGGCCGTTGCTGGGAACGATAAACGACCCATTAAAACCTGGTCCAGACGGTCAATGATTGTGCCAGAAATGGTCGGGCTTACTATTGCCGTCCATAATGGCAGGCTCCATGTACCGGTGTACGTGACAGAAAACATGGTTGGCTACAAGTTGGGTGAATTTGCTGCTACGCGCACATTCCGTGGCCATTCGGGTGACAGAAAGGCCAAGGGTGCTGAAGAATCAAAGGCATCTGAGTAA
- the rplB gene encoding 50S ribosomal protein L2: protein MAIVKLSPTSPGQRFAIKVVNKDLHKGEPHAQLLVKKTKTGGRNNQGRITCRHIGGGHRQKYRLVDFKRDKDGITAKVERLEYDPNRSAHLALLLYADGERRYIIAPKGLKAGDEVVSGRDAAIKPGNSLPLANIPVGSTIHCIEMQPGGGAKLARSAGVSVQLIAREGIYATLRMRSGEMRKVLAECRAVIGEVGNSEHNLLSYGKAGAKRHRGIRPTVRGTAMNPIDHPHGGGEGRTKGGRHPVTPWGVPTKGYKTRRNKRTAKFIEKAKSK from the coding sequence ATGGCAATTGTTAAGCTTTCACCAACGTCGCCAGGACAACGGTTTGCAATCAAAGTTGTCAATAAAGACTTGCACAAAGGCGAGCCGCACGCTCAGCTTCTTGTGAAAAAAACCAAGACGGGCGGCAGAAACAATCAGGGCAGGATTACCTGCAGACATATTGGTGGCGGTCACAGACAAAAATATCGCTTGGTTGATTTCAAACGCGATAAAGACGGCATTACAGCAAAAGTCGAACGTCTGGAATATGATCCTAACCGCAGTGCACATCTTGCGCTGCTGCTATACGCAGATGGTGAAAGACGTTACATTATTGCCCCCAAGGGATTAAAGGCGGGCGACGAAGTGGTCTCGGGGCGTGATGCTGCCATTAAGCCTGGCAACAGCCTGCCATTAGCGAATATACCCGTCGGTTCAACCATTCACTGCATTGAAATGCAGCCGGGTGGTGGTGCGAAGCTTGCACGCAGTGCAGGTGTTTCTGTGCAGTTGATTGCACGTGAAGGGATTTATGCGACCTTACGCATGCGTTCCGGCGAAATGCGTAAAGTGCTGGCTGAATGCCGCGCAGTGATTGGCGAAGTGGGTAATTCTGAGCACAACTTGCTTTCCTATGGTAAAGCGGGTGCTAAACGGCACCGTGGTATACGTCCTACCGTACGTGGTACGGCTATGAACCCAATCGATCATCCACATGGCGGTGGTGAAGGACGTACCAAGGGTGGACGCCATCCTGTTACCCCATGGGGTGTTCCAACAAAGGGCTATAAAACCCGCAGGAATAAGCGCACAGCTAAATTTATAGAAAAGGCCAAGAGTAAATAA
- the rplW gene encoding 50S ribosomal protein L23: MNQERLLKVILSPHVSEKATVGTEKLNSYVFRVVASATKPEIKDAIEHLFNAKVKSVRIVNVRSKTKIFRGIEGKKKGWKKAYVTLQADQKLDIIGAQ; this comes from the coding sequence ATGAACCAGGAACGTCTTTTAAAAGTCATTTTGTCTCCGCATGTATCTGAAAAGGCAACAGTTGGGACTGAAAAGTTAAATTCTTACGTTTTTCGGGTGGTGGCTAGTGCAACTAAACCTGAAATCAAAGATGCGATTGAGCATTTGTTTAATGCGAAAGTGAAATCAGTACGTATTGTGAATGTGCGATCAAAAACAAAGATTTTTCGGGGAATTGAAGGCAAGAAAAAGGGTTGGAAGAAAGCCTATGTAACCCTTCAGGCTGATCAAAAGCTCGATATTATAGGGGCGCAGTAA
- the rplD gene encoding 50S ribosomal protein L4 — translation MELKLLNSRKKVELADDVFACDFNEALIHQIVTAYMAAGRAGTKAQKTRAEVSGGGVKPFRQKGTGRARAGTIRSPLWRTGGKVFAAKPRSYKQKVNKKMYKGALRSIFSELIRQERLVIVDSFQVDAPKTKSLLKKLTDMKVEGAALIVSDVVDENLYLSSRNLPHIEVRDAATSATDPVALIKVEKVIITEAAIKEIEGLLK, via the coding sequence ATGGAATTAAAATTACTGAATTCAAGAAAAAAGGTGGAACTCGCAGATGATGTATTTGCCTGCGATTTTAATGAAGCATTGATCCATCAAATTGTTACAGCGTATATGGCCGCTGGCCGTGCTGGTACGAAGGCTCAGAAAACCCGCGCCGAAGTTAGCGGTGGTGGCGTTAAACCTTTCCGCCAGAAAGGTACAGGCAGGGCGCGTGCCGGAACCATTCGAAGCCCGCTCTGGAGAACAGGTGGTAAAGTATTTGCTGCCAAGCCTCGCAGCTATAAGCAAAAAGTTAACAAGAAAATGTATAAAGGTGCGCTGCGGTCAATCTTCTCTGAATTGATTCGCCAGGAAAGACTGGTGATAGTTGATTCATTTCAGGTAGATGCACCTAAGACAAAGTCTTTATTGAAAAAACTGACTGACATGAAAGTTGAAGGCGCGGCACTAATCGTTTCTGATGTGGTAGATGAAAATTTGTATCTTTCATCGCGTAACCTGCCCCATATTGAGGTAAGAGACGCTGCAACGTCAGCCACTGATCCTGTCGCCTTGATTAAAGTGGAAAAAGTAATTATTACTGAAGCAGCAATTAAAGAGATAGAGGGGTTGCTGAAATGA
- the rplC gene encoding 50S ribosomal protein L3 — translation MTIGLLGKKCGMTRIYTEDGASIPVTVIEVLPNRVTQIKTMENDGYAAIQVTTGNRKRTRLTKPEAGHFAKAGVEPGFGLWEFRLEEEGEGGLGDIKVGSELKLDRFTVGQYVDVSGITKGKGFAGVIKRHHFNSQDASHGNSLSHRAPGSIGQRQSPGKVFKGKRMAGHMGDVKRTIQSQQIVRIDLDRGLVLIRGGVPGAPDNYVIITPAVKKSA, via the coding sequence ATGACAATAGGTTTGCTTGGAAAAAAATGTGGGATGACTCGGATTTATACTGAGGATGGGGCATCTATACCCGTTACAGTCATTGAGGTATTGCCGAATCGCGTTACCCAAATCAAAACAATGGAAAATGACGGCTATGCGGCTATTCAGGTTACCACCGGAAATCGTAAGCGTACACGTTTAACAAAGCCGGAAGCCGGACACTTTGCAAAGGCGGGCGTTGAACCAGGTTTTGGTCTCTGGGAATTCCGTCTGGAAGAAGAAGGTGAAGGTGGTCTGGGTGACATAAAAGTAGGTTCTGAATTAAAGCTTGACCGTTTTACTGTTGGCCAGTACGTCGATGTTTCAGGCATAACAAAAGGTAAGGGCTTTGCCGGCGTTATCAAACGGCACCACTTTAACTCACAAGATGCTTCCCATGGTAATTCGCTTTCGCACCGAGCACCTGGATCTATCGGGCAACGACAGTCGCCAGGTAAAGTTTTTAAAGGTAAGCGCATGGCAGGTCACATGGGTGACGTGAAAAGAACTATCCAGTCTCAGCAGATTGTACGCATTGATTTAGATCGTGGCTTGGTGCTCATTAGAGGCGGCGTGCCGGGTGCACCTGATAACTATGTCATTATTACCCCGGCTGTAAAGAAGAGCGCATGA
- the rpsJ gene encoding 30S ribosomal protein S10 produces the protein MAIGRKSQRIRIRLKSFDHRLIDKSTKEIVETAKRTGAQVRGPIPLPTRIERYTICIAPNADKDARDQYELRTHKRVVDINRPTDKTIDALMKLDLAAGVDVQISVDAED, from the coding sequence ATGGCAATAGGAAGAAAGAGTCAAAGAATTCGCATTCGGTTAAAGTCTTTTGACCACCGATTGATAGATAAATCAACGAAAGAAATCGTTGAAACGGCAAAAAGAACGGGTGCTCAGGTTCGTGGCCCCATTCCACTGCCAACACGCATTGAGCGTTATACGATTTGTATTGCACCCAACGCAGATAAAGATGCTCGCGATCAGTACGAGTTGCGCACGCATAAGCGTGTAGTCGATATCAACCGTCCGACTGATAAGACGATTGATGCATTGATGAAACTTGATCTTGCGGCTGGTGTGGATGTGCAAATCAGCGTAGATGCAGAAGACTAA
- the tuf gene encoding elongation factor Tu gives MSKQVFERTKPHVNVGTIGHVDHGKTTLTAALTSILAKKFGGEARAYDQIDNAPEEKARGITIATSHVEYQSEKRHYAHVDCPGHADYVKNMITGAAQMDGAILVVSAADGPMPQTREHILLARQVGVPYIVVYLNKADMVDDKELLELVEMEVRDLLSQYQFPGDKTPIVVGSALKALEGDTSEIGIPSIMKLVEVMDDYIPIPERPVDLPFLLPIEDVFSISGRGTVVTGRVERGIVKVGDELEIVGIKPTTKTTCTGVEMFRKLLDQGQAGDNVGVLLRGTKREEVERGQVLAKPGSITPHTKFEAEVYVLSKEEGGRHTPFFKGYRPQFYFRTTDVTGEVQLPEGVEMVMPGDNIKMVVTLIAPVAMEEGLRFAIREGGRTVGAGVVAKVVE, from the coding sequence ATGAGCAAGCAAGTATTTGAGCGTACGAAGCCGCACGTAAACGTTGGCACGATTGGTCACGTAGACCATGGGAAGACGACCCTGACAGCGGCATTAACGAGCATATTGGCGAAGAAATTTGGTGGAGAAGCGAGAGCCTACGACCAGATTGACAATGCTCCGGAAGAGAAGGCGCGAGGCATCACGATTGCGACCTCCCATGTTGAGTACCAGTCCGAGAAGAGACACTATGCACACGTAGACTGCCCCGGTCACGCGGATTATGTGAAGAACATGATCACGGGTGCAGCGCAGATGGACGGAGCGATTCTGGTTGTATCAGCGGCGGATGGCCCGATGCCACAGACCCGCGAACACATTCTGTTAGCGCGTCAGGTAGGTGTGCCGTACATTGTTGTGTACCTGAACAAAGCAGACATGGTTGATGATAAAGAGCTACTGGAGCTGGTAGAGATGGAAGTAAGAGATCTGCTGAGCCAGTATCAGTTTCCTGGAGACAAGACGCCGATTGTTGTTGGCAGTGCATTGAAGGCGCTGGAAGGTGACACAAGCGAGATAGGCATTCCTTCCATTATGAAGCTGGTAGAAGTGATGGATGACTATATTCCGATTCCGGAACGACCAGTGGATCTGCCGTTTTTGTTGCCGATTGAAGACGTGTTTTCGATTTCAGGCCGAGGCACGGTGGTCACGGGTCGAGTAGAGCGCGGAATTGTGAAGGTAGGTGATGAGCTTGAAATCGTGGGTATTAAGCCGACGACGAAGACGACCTGCACGGGTGTAGAGATGTTCCGTAAGCTGCTGGATCAAGGTCAGGCGGGAGACAATGTGGGTGTACTGTTGCGCGGAACGAAGCGAGAAGAAGTTGAGCGTGGACAAGTACTGGCAAAGCCGGGTAGTATAACGCCCCACACGAAATTTGAAGCGGAAGTGTATGTACTGTCAAAAGAAGAGGGTGGAAGACATACACCGTTCTTTAAGGGGTACCGTCCGCAGTTTTATTTCCGCACGACAGACGTGACGGGAGAAGTGCAGTTGCCGGAAGGAGTTGAGATGGTAATGCCAGGCGATAACATCAAGATGGTGGTTACATTGATCGCGCCGGTAGCGATGGAAGAAGGATTGCGATTTGCGATCCGAGAAGGTGGCCGTACGGTCGGAGCTGGTGTCGTCGCTAAAGTAGTCGAGTAA
- the fusA gene encoding elongation factor G has protein sequence MAHIDAGKTTTTERILFYTGVSHKLGEVHEGTATMDWMEQEQERGITITSAATTCYWYGMAKQFPQYRINIIDTPGHVDFTIEVERSLRVLDGACAVFCAVGGVEPQTETVWRQATRYGVPRLGFVNKMDRTGANFLRVVDQVRTKLKANPVPIQMPIGAEDKFEGVVDLVKMKAIYWDDATQGTTFEEREIASDMLAECKKYHEQLVEAAAEASEELMNKYLETGELTEAEIKRGLRQRTLTNEIVPMLCGSAFKNKGVQAMLDAVIDYLPSPIDVPPVKGHLNDAEGTPAERHPSDNEPFSALAFKIATDPYVGTLTYFRVYSGVLRSGDTVYNPIKDREERIGRILQMHANDRTEIKEVLAGDIAAAVGLKKVTTGDTLTDTDKVIILERMVFPDPVISVAVEPKTKADQEKMGIALGKLAQEDPSFRVHTDEESGQTIISGMGELHLEIIVDRMKREFSVEANVGKPQVAYRETIRSSVEQEGKYVRQSGGRGQYGHVWIKIEPQEAGKGYEFENAIVGGVIPREYIPAVDKGIQEQLQNGVIAGYPVVDVKVTLFDGSFHEVDSSEMAFKIAGSMAFKDGAKRAKPVILEPIMKVEAVTPEDFMGDVMGDLNRRRGILQGIDDSPSGKLIHAEVPLSEMFGYATDLRSMTQGRATYSMEFAKYSEVPANIAEQIIDKNKK, from the coding sequence ATGGCCCATATTGACGCCGGTAAAACAACAACAACCGAGCGTATTCTTTTTTATACTGGCGTATCCCACAAGCTGGGCGAAGTCCATGAAGGTACAGCTACTATGGACTGGATGGAGCAGGAACAGGAGCGCGGTATTACTATTACGTCTGCTGCAACAACCTGTTACTGGTATGGGATGGCTAAACAGTTTCCACAGTATCGCATTAACATTATTGATACACCTGGCCACGTGGATTTTACTATCGAAGTAGAGCGTTCCTTGCGCGTCCTGGACGGCGCTTGCGCTGTGTTCTGCGCTGTTGGCGGCGTTGAACCACAAACCGAAACCGTATGGCGTCAGGCAACCCGCTATGGTGTGCCGAGGCTTGGCTTTGTTAACAAAATGGACCGCACAGGCGCTAATTTCTTGCGTGTGGTTGATCAGGTACGGACTAAATTAAAGGCCAATCCTGTGCCTATCCAGATGCCTATTGGTGCTGAAGACAAGTTCGAAGGCGTAGTGGATCTAGTGAAGATGAAAGCCATCTACTGGGATGACGCAACGCAGGGTACGACATTCGAAGAACGTGAAATCGCATCGGATATGTTGGCTGAGTGCAAAAAATACCATGAGCAACTGGTTGAAGCTGCAGCAGAAGCCAGTGAAGAGCTGATGAATAAATATTTAGAGACGGGTGAGTTGACCGAGGCAGAAATCAAGCGCGGCCTGCGTCAGCGCACTTTGACCAATGAAATTGTTCCCATGCTTTGCGGTTCTGCCTTTAAAAACAAAGGCGTGCAGGCGATGTTGGACGCTGTCATTGATTATTTGCCGTCACCCATTGATGTGCCGCCTGTCAAGGGCCATTTGAATGATGCTGAAGGGACTCCTGCAGAACGTCATCCTTCAGATAATGAACCCTTTTCCGCGCTGGCGTTCAAAATTGCGACCGATCCTTATGTGGGTACGCTGACTTATTTTCGCGTTTACTCGGGCGTGCTGCGTTCAGGTGATACCGTTTACAATCCGATTAAAGATCGTGAAGAGCGTATTGGCCGTATATTGCAAATGCATGCCAATGACCGTACCGAGATTAAAGAAGTGTTGGCAGGTGATATTGCTGCTGCCGTGGGTTTAAAAAAGGTTACAACAGGCGATACGCTTACCGACACTGATAAAGTGATCATTCTTGAAAGAATGGTATTCCCTGATCCGGTTATCTCGGTTGCTGTTGAACCCAAAACCAAGGCAGACCAGGAAAAAATGGGTATTGCACTGGGCAAGCTAGCACAGGAAGATCCGTCATTCCGTGTCCATACGGATGAAGAGTCGGGCCAAACCATTATCTCTGGTATGGGCGAGCTCCATCTTGAAATTATCGTGGATCGCATGAAGCGCGAATTTAGTGTTGAAGCTAACGTGGGTAAACCCCAGGTAGCTTATCGTGAAACCATCCGCTCCTCGGTTGAGCAGGAAGGGAAATACGTGCGCCAATCCGGTGGTCGCGGTCAATATGGTCATGTCTGGATCAAGATCGAGCCACAGGAAGCTGGTAAGGGCTACGAGTTTGAAAATGCGATCGTGGGAGGTGTTATTCCAAGAGAATACATTCCTGCCGTTGATAAGGGTATCCAAGAGCAGCTGCAAAATGGTGTTATCGCTGGTTACCCCGTGGTGGATGTCAAAGTGACCCTGTTTGATGGTTCATTCCATGAAGTTGACTCCAGTGAAATGGCCTTCAAGATTGCAGGTTCAATGGCATTCAAAGATGGTGCAAAACGCGCTAAGCCGGTAATTTTAGAGCCTATTATGAAAGTTGAGGCTGTCACACCTGAAGATTTTATGGGTGATGTCATGGGCGATCTCAACCGGCGTCGTGGTATTTTGCAGGGAATTGATGATTCCCCATCCGGTAAGCTGATCCATGCCGAAGTGCCGCTATCCGAAATGTTTGGCTACGCGACTGATCTCCGTTCTATGACACAGGGTCGCGCAACCTATTCGATGGAATTTGCCAAGTACAGTGAAGTCCCAGCGAATATAGCTGAGCAAATTATTGATAAAAATAAGAAGTAA
- the rpsG gene encoding 30S ribosomal protein S7 yields the protein MPRRKAAIKREVLPDPLFGSDQVAKFINVVMRAGKKSIAETIVYNALNTLTDRLKKESKGDKGEGEGEGGKGKKTAAASPKSKTHTHSKQEILESLQKALGNVAPTVEVKSRRVGGATYQVPVEVAADRGLALAMRWVVKAAKSRSEKTMALRLAAELYEACMGRGASVKTRDDVHRMAKANQAFAHYRW from the coding sequence ATGCCTAGAAGAAAAGCTGCAATCAAGCGTGAAGTTTTACCCGATCCTCTTTTTGGAAGTGATCAGGTCGCCAAATTCATCAATGTCGTGATGCGTGCGGGTAAAAAATCTATCGCTGAAACGATTGTTTATAACGCCTTGAATACATTGACGGATCGTCTAAAGAAAGAAAGTAAGGGCGACAAGGGTGAGGGCGAAGGTGAGGGCGGAAAAGGCAAAAAGACAGCCGCTGCCTCTCCGAAGTCTAAAACACACACCCACAGCAAACAGGAAATTTTGGAGTCACTCCAAAAAGCTTTAGGTAATGTGGCTCCTACTGTTGAAGTAAAATCACGCCGAGTGGGTGGTGCAACTTATCAGGTGCCAGTAGAAGTGGCGGCTGATAGAGGTCTCGCGCTCGCAATGCGTTGGGTTGTGAAGGCGGCCAAGAGTCGTTCAGAAAAAACAATGGCGCTTCGTTTAGCGGCCGAATTATATGAAGCCTGCATGGGTCGCGGCGCATCCGTTAAAACACGTGATGACGTGCACCGTATGGCTAAGGCAAACCAAGCGTTTGCACATTATCGTTGGTAA
- the rpsL gene encoding 30S ribosomal protein S12: protein MPTINQLVRSGRAPKVFKSKVPALGRSPQKRGVCTRVYTTTPKKPNSALRKVARVRLTNGYEVTAYIGGEGHNLQEHSVVLIRGGRVKDLPGVRYHIVRGSLDTGGVEGRRQGRSKYGAKKPKQ, encoded by the coding sequence ATGCCAACGATTAATCAGCTAGTGCGTAGTGGCAGGGCACCAAAGGTTTTTAAATCCAAGGTTCCTGCATTGGGTCGAAGCCCACAAAAACGCGGTGTTTGTACGCGCGTATATACAACGACCCCGAAGAAGCCGAACTCGGCTTTGCGTAAGGTGGCACGTGTACGTTTAACCAATGGCTATGAAGTCACAGCTTATATTGGCGGTGAAGGACATAACTTACAGGAACACTCTGTGGTCCTGATTCGCGGCGGTCGTGTTAAAGACTTGCCCGGTGTTCGTTATCATATCGTGCGCGGTAGCTTGGATACCGGTGGTGTTGAAGGTCGGCGCCAAGGTCGCTCCAAATATGGTGCAAAAAAACCTAAGCAATAA